Proteins co-encoded in one Cardiocondyla obscurior isolate alpha-2009 linkage group LG24, Cobs3.1, whole genome shotgun sequence genomic window:
- the Ktub gene encoding protein king tubby 1 isoform X2, with product MKQKRQTGASGMVQASNVSSAQLTSHSNKWMNPNKELHAYDGPLQYAMFQTNTDVGPYTERKNSEGTINAMVNDRGLYEGSQSTDCADEESSPIDLHSPSESLPCSSPLRVAPSEGPNTLISRDNNSSSPELEGNVEGNIEQFVLQPANKKMHYKCRITRDRKGMDRGLYPTYFLHLERDYGKKIFLLAGRKRKKSATSNYLISTDPTDLSRGGESYVGKLRSNLLGTQFTIYDNGYSLMKDDKRDERFNPRQELAAVIYDTNVLGFKGPRKMTVIIPGMTPDQKRVEICPRIESETLLERWKSKQMDNLIELHNKTPVWNDDTQSYVLNFHGRVTQASVKNFQVVHDSDVDYVVMQFGRVAEDTFTMDYRFPLCTVQAFAIALSSFDSKLACE from the exons ATGAAGCAGAAAAGACAAACTGGTGCAAGTGGAATGGTACAAGCATCTAATGTATCTAGTGCACAGCTAACAAGTCATTCAAATAAATGGATGAATCCTAACAAAGAACTTCATG cATATGATGGCCCTTTGCAATATGCTATGTTTCAAACAAATACGGACGTTGGACCTtatacagaaagaaaaaatagcgAAGGGACAATCAATG CAATGGTAAACGACAGAGGCTTATACGAAGGTTCTCAGAGCACTGACTGCGCCGACGAGGAATCGTCACCTATAGACTTGCATTCACCCTCAGAATCTCTGCCATGTTCCTCGCCACTTCGAGTGGCACCGTCAGAAGGACCTAATACTCTTATTAGTAGGGATAATAATTCTTCC AGTCCGGAATTGGAAGGAAATGTAGAAGGCAATATTGAACAATTCGTGCTACAAccggcgaataaaaaaatgcattacaAATGTCGAATAACGCGCGACAGAAAAGGGATGGATCGTGGTCTTTATCCGACTTACTTCTTGCATCTAGAGCGCGATTACGGGAAAAAG ATTTTCTTACTGGCTggccgaaaaagaaaaaaaagcgcaacgagcaattatttgatttcgACCGATCCTACAGATCTTTCAAGGGGTGGGGAGTCGTACGTCGGTAAACTTCGGTCAAATCTTTTGGGAACACAGTTCACAATTTACGACAACGGATATTCGTTAATGAAGGACGACAAACGCGACGAGCGTTTCAATCCACGGCAGGAATTAGCTGCGGTGATATACGATACGAATGTTTTAGGTTTTAAAGGTCCACGTAAAATGACCGTCATTATACCGGGTATGACGCCTGATCAAAAGCGAGTGGAAATATGCCCGCGGATTGAATCAGAGACTTTGCTtg aGCGATGGAAATCAAAACAGATGGACAATCTAATAGAGTTACATAATAAAACTCCTGTGTGGAACGACGATACGCAGTCTTACGTGCTTAATTTTCATGGACGAGTAACTCAAGCATCTGTAAAGAATTTTCAAGTCGTTCACGACAGTgacg tgGACTACGTCGTGATGCAGTTTGGACGTGTCGCGGAGGATACTTTTACAATGGATTATAGATTTCCTCTGTGTACAGTTCAGGCGTTTGCCATTGCTCTCAGCAGTTTCGACAGTAAATTAGCATGTGAATAA
- the Ktub gene encoding protein king tubby isoform X1, whose amino-acid sequence MTSLDLRQQKLEQQRQLIAQKMKQKRQTGASGMVQASNVSSAQLTSHSNKWMNPNKELHAYDGPLQYAMFQTNTDVGPYTERKNSEGTINAMVNDRGLYEGSQSTDCADEESSPIDLHSPSESLPCSSPLRVAPSEGPNTLISRDNNSSSPELEGNVEGNIEQFVLQPANKKMHYKCRITRDRKGMDRGLYPTYFLHLERDYGKKIFLLAGRKRKKSATSNYLISTDPTDLSRGGESYVGKLRSNLLGTQFTIYDNGYSLMKDDKRDERFNPRQELAAVIYDTNVLGFKGPRKMTVIIPGMTPDQKRVEICPRIESETLLERWKSKQMDNLIELHNKTPVWNDDTQSYVLNFHGRVTQASVKNFQVVHDSDVDYVVMQFGRVAEDTFTMDYRFPLCTVQAFAIALSSFDSKLACE is encoded by the exons ATGACGTCGCTCGACTTGCGACAGCAAAAGCTGGAACAACAG agGCAACTAATCGCTCAGAAGATGAAGCAGAAAAGACAAACTGGTGCAAGTGGAATGGTACAAGCATCTAATGTATCTAGTGCACAGCTAACAAGTCATTCAAATAAATGGATGAATCCTAACAAAGAACTTCATG cATATGATGGCCCTTTGCAATATGCTATGTTTCAAACAAATACGGACGTTGGACCTtatacagaaagaaaaaatagcgAAGGGACAATCAATG CAATGGTAAACGACAGAGGCTTATACGAAGGTTCTCAGAGCACTGACTGCGCCGACGAGGAATCGTCACCTATAGACTTGCATTCACCCTCAGAATCTCTGCCATGTTCCTCGCCACTTCGAGTGGCACCGTCAGAAGGACCTAATACTCTTATTAGTAGGGATAATAATTCTTCC AGTCCGGAATTGGAAGGAAATGTAGAAGGCAATATTGAACAATTCGTGCTACAAccggcgaataaaaaaatgcattacaAATGTCGAATAACGCGCGACAGAAAAGGGATGGATCGTGGTCTTTATCCGACTTACTTCTTGCATCTAGAGCGCGATTACGGGAAAAAG ATTTTCTTACTGGCTggccgaaaaagaaaaaaaagcgcaacgagcaattatttgatttcgACCGATCCTACAGATCTTTCAAGGGGTGGGGAGTCGTACGTCGGTAAACTTCGGTCAAATCTTTTGGGAACACAGTTCACAATTTACGACAACGGATATTCGTTAATGAAGGACGACAAACGCGACGAGCGTTTCAATCCACGGCAGGAATTAGCTGCGGTGATATACGATACGAATGTTTTAGGTTTTAAAGGTCCACGTAAAATGACCGTCATTATACCGGGTATGACGCCTGATCAAAAGCGAGTGGAAATATGCCCGCGGATTGAATCAGAGACTTTGCTtg aGCGATGGAAATCAAAACAGATGGACAATCTAATAGAGTTACATAATAAAACTCCTGTGTGGAACGACGATACGCAGTCTTACGTGCTTAATTTTCATGGACGAGTAACTCAAGCATCTGTAAAGAATTTTCAAGTCGTTCACGACAGTgacg tgGACTACGTCGTGATGCAGTTTGGACGTGTCGCGGAGGATACTTTTACAATGGATTATAGATTTCCTCTGTGTACAGTTCAGGCGTTTGCCATTGCTCTCAGCAGTTTCGACAGTAAATTAGCATGTGAATAA
- the LOC139111550 gene encoding zinc carboxypeptidase codes for MWKLILFCTVGLVAAEQATFENYKVFKIATATQAQANLLNQLAEVSDGFSFWMAPAAKKQAELMVAPHKLPEFYELMKQIQAPYKVFIDNVESLIDRVSTASASTFDFNNYHTLEAIYANLDELAQKYPDKVQTVVGGKTYEGRPIKGVKVSFKANNPGIFLEGGIHAREWISPATVMYILHQLLTSTSPEVRALAESNDWYIFPVFNPDGYVYTHTTNRLWRKTRKPYGFGCHGSDPNRNWGYKWNSGGSSNFPCSETYGGSAAFSEVETKSMSEYIASISPKLYAYIAFHSYSQLLMFPYGHTKAHLDNYDDMYGMGMKSITALAKRYGTKYQVGNIAETIYVASGGSMDWVKGTYGLPVTYTYELRDNGRYGFLLPANQIVPTGEETMDSLVAMFKEANVRGYPAK; via the exons ATGTGGAAGCTAATATTATTCTGCACGGTGGGCCTGGTGGCTGCCGAGCAGGCTACTTTTGAAAACTACAAGGTTTTCAAAATCGCCACGGCTACGCAAGCACAGGCTAATCTGCTCAATCAATTGGCAGAGGTTTCTGATGGA TTTTCTTTCTGGATGGCACCTGCAGCGAAGAAACAAGCAGAACTTATGGTTGCCCCACACAAATTACCTGAATTCTATGAATTAATGAAACAGATTCAAGCACCTTACAAAGTTTTTATTGATAATGTTGAGTCATTAATCGATCGTGTATCTACTGCGAGTGCATCAACGTTCGATTTCAATAATTATCACACTCTCGAAGCAATTTACGCGAACCTAGACGAGCTGGCTCAGAAATATCCCGACAAGGTACAGACTGTCGTCGGTGGTAAAACGTACGAAGGACGCCCGATCAAAGGCGTCAAGGTTTCTTTTAAAGCTAACAATCCCGGAATCTTTCTCGAAGGAGGTATTCACGCCAGAGAATGGATCTCCCCCGCGACTGTAATGTACATTCTGCATCAATTACTTACCAGCACGAGCCCGGAAGTCAGAGCCTTGGCTGAGAGTAACGATTGGTACATTTTCCCGGTATTTAATCCCGACGGATACGTTTACACGCACACCACA aacCGATTATGGAGAAAAACACGTAAACCGTACGGTTTCGGTTGCCACGGTAGCGATCCGAACAGAAACTGGGGCTACAAATggaatt ctgGAGGCTCTAGCAACTTCCCATGCTCTGAAACCTATGGTGGAAGTGCAGCATTCTCCGAGGTTGAGACAAAGAGCATGTCCGAATACATCGCGTCCATCTCTCCGAAACTTTACGCGTATATCGCATTCCATAGTTACTCGCAATTATTAATGTTCCCATATGGTCACACAAAAGCTCATCTTGATAACTATGACGATATG taCGGTATGGGTATGAAATCCATTACGGCCCTTGCAAAGAGATACGGAACTAAATATCAAGTTGGAAATATTGCCGAGACAATct atgtgGCTTCCGGAGGTTCTATGGATTGGGTCAAAGGCACTTACGGCTTACCAGTTACCTACACTTACGAACTCCGTGATAATGGTCGTTATGGCTTTTTGTTGCCAGCTAATCAAATTGTTCCGACCGGCGAAGAAACTATGGACTCTCTCGTAGCTATGTTTAAAGAAGCTAATGTTCGTGGCTATCCCGCCAAGTAA
- the Rpb5 gene encoding DNA-directed RNA polymerases I, II, and III subunit RPABC1, with protein MDDEDETYKLWRIRKTVMQLCHDRGYLVTQDELDQTLESFKLQFGDKPSEKRPARSDLIVLVAHNDDPTDQLFVFFPDEPKIGIKTIKTYCQRMQEEKIHRAIIVVQQGMTPSAKQSLTDMAPKYILEQFLESELLINITEHELVPEHIVLTPDEKEELLTRYKLKENQLMRIQAGDPVARYFGLKRGQVVKIIRSSETAGRYISYRLVC; from the exons ATGGACGACGAGGATGAAACGTATAAATTGTGGCGTATCAGGAAAACGGTGATGCAGTTATGTCACGACAGAGGTTACCTAGTCACGCAGGATGAGCTGGATCAGACGCTAGAATCATTTAAGCTACAATTTGGAGACAAGCCCAGCGAGAAAAGACCGGCCAGGAGCGATCTCATTGTTCTCGTGGCACATAATGACGATCCTACCGATCAGCTGTTTGTCTTCTTTCCTGACGAACCGAAAATTGGTATCAAAACAATCAAAACGTATTGCCAGCGCATGCAAGAAGAGAAGATCCACag AGCAATTATTGTAGTTCAGCAAGGCATGACGCCGTCAGCCAAGCAATCGCTGACGGACATGGCACCGAAATACATACTGGAACAATTTTTAGAATCGGAATTACTGATTAACATTACTGAACATGAATTGGTACCCGAGCATATTGTCCTCACTCcagatgaaaaagaagaattattgACGAGGTATAAATTGAAAGAGAATCAACTAATGCGGATACAAGCTGGCGATCCAGTGGCGAGATACTTCGGATTGAAGCGCGGACAAGTCGTTAAAAT